The Castor canadensis chromosome 8, mCasCan1.hap1v2, whole genome shotgun sequence genome contains a region encoding:
- the LOC109677565 gene encoding histone H4: MSGRGKGGKGLGKGGAKRHRKVLRDNIQGITKPAIRRLARRGGVKRISGLIYEETRGVLKVFLENVIRDAVTYTEHAKRKTVTAMDVVYALKRQGRTLYGFGG; this comes from the coding sequence ATGTCTGGAAGAGGTAAGGGCGGGAAGGGTCTTGGCAAGGGCGGCGCTAAGCGCCACCGCAAAGTCCTGCGTGACAACATCCAGGGCATCACCAAGCCCGCCATCCGGCGCCTGGCCCGCCGCGGCGGAGTCAAGCGCATCTCCGGCCTCATCTATGAGGAGACCCGCGGGGTGCTCAAGGTTTTCCTGGAGAACGTGATCCGGGACGCCGTCACCTACACGGAGCACGCCAAGCGCAAGACGGTGACCGCCATGGACGTGGTCTACGCGCTCAAGCGCCAGGGCCGCACCCTCTACGGCTTTGGTGGTTAA
- the LOC109677616 gene encoding histone H4, whose product MSGRGKGGKGLGKGGAKRHRKVLRDNIQGITKPAIRRLARRGGVKRISGLIYEETRGVLKVFLENVIRDAVTYTEHAKRKTVTAMDVVYALKRQGRTLYGFGG is encoded by the coding sequence ATGTCTGGACGAGGTAAGGGCGGGAAGGGTCTTGGCAAGGGCGGCGCTAAGCGCCACCGCAAAGTCCTGCGCGACAACATCCAGGGCATCACCAAGCCCGCCATCCGGCGCCTGGCCCGCCGCGGCGGAGTCAAGCGCATCTCCGGCCTCATCTACGAGGAGACCCGCGGGGTGCTCAAGGTTTTCCTGGAGAACGTGATCCGGGACGCCGTCACCTACACGGAGCACGCCAAGCGCAAGACGGTGACCGCCATGGACGTGGTCTACGCGCTCAAGCGCCAGGGCCGCACTCTCTACGGCTTCGGAGGCTAA
- the LOC141425467 gene encoding histone H3.1, which translates to MARTKQTARKSTGGKAPRKQLATKAARKSAPATGGVKKPHRYRPGTVALREIRRYQKSTELLIRKLPFQRLVREIAQDFKTDLRFQSSAVMALQEACEAYLVGLFEDTNLCAIHAKRVTIMPKDIQLARRIRGERA; encoded by the coding sequence ATGGCTCGTACTAAGCAAACCGCACGTAAGTCCACCGGCGGCAAGGCGCCACGTAAGCAGTTGGCTACTAAGGCCGCCCGCAAGAGCGCGCCGGCCACCGGCGGCGTGAAGAAGCCCCACCGCTACCGGCCCGGCACCGTGGCGCTGCGCGAGATCCGCCGCTACCAGAAGTCCACCGAGCTGCTGATCCGCAAACTGCCGTTCCAGCGCCTGGTGCGCGAGATCGCGCAGGACTTCAAGACCGACCTGCGCTTCCAGAGCTCGGCCGTCATGGCGCTGCAGGAGGCGTGTGAAGCCTACTTGGTGGGTCTATTTGAGGACACGAACCTCTGTGCTATCCATGCCAAACGTGTTACAATCATGCCTAAAGACATCCAACTTGCCCGCCGCATCCGTGGGGAACGGGCATAA
- the H1-1 gene encoding histone H1.1 yields MSETPPATQATSTVPEKSSVVKKAKRAPKASAKKPAGPPVSELIVQAVSSSTERSGVSLAALKKVLAATGYDVDKNNSRIKLGLKSLVSKGTLVQTRGTGASGSFKINKKTASLEAKPSTTKVAAKAKASGATKKPKKAPGAAVKKSVSTPKKAKKPVLSKKPSKSPKKTKAVKPKKVAKSPAKAKAVKPKAGKAKVTKPKTAAKPKKAAPKKK; encoded by the coding sequence ATGTCTGAGACACCGCCGGCTACCCAGGCTACTTCTACTGTTCCTGAGAAGTCCTCGGTTgtcaagaaagcaaaaagggctcctAAGGCTTCTGCTAAGAAGCCTGCGGGCCCTCCCGTGTCAGAGCTTATCGTCCAGGCTGTTTCGTCCTCTACGGAGCGCAGCGGGGTGTCCCTTGCTGCGCTCAAGAAGGTGTTGGCAGCCACTGGCTACGACGTAGACAAGAATAACAGCCGTATCAAGCTGGGTCTCAAGAGCCTGGTGAGCAAGGGTACCCTGGTGCAGACCAGGGGCACTGGCGCATCCGGCTCCTTCAAGATAAATAAGAAAACGGCTTCTTTAGAAGCCAAGCCTAGCACCACAAAGGTGGCAGCAAAAGCTAAGGCATCTGGCGCTACTAAGAAGCCTAAGAAGGCTCCCGGGGCTGCGGTTAAGAAGAGTGTCAGTACTCCGAAAAAGGCCAAGAAGCCTGTGCTGTCAAAGAAGCCTTccaaaagccctaagaaaactaaaGCTGTGAAGCCTAAGAAAGTGGCCAAAAGCCCTGCTAAGGCTAAGGCTGTGAAGCCCAAAGCGGGCAAGGCGAAGGTAACCAAGCCCAAGACTGCCGCCAAGCCTAAGAAGGCAGCACCTAAGAAAAAGTGA